Proteins encoded together in one Ipomoea triloba cultivar NCNSP0323 chromosome 4, ASM357664v1 window:
- the LOC116017378 gene encoding zeatin O-glucosyltransferase-like yields the protein MASVNSARKCDTKSEVIVVVVPFVAQGHMNLMVHLSRLIASYNLPVYFVGLSVDIAAVKRRIEGWTPSDYPTLRFHDFPEPPGYLSNTNPSAEGQSYVDFQASAMNAAAYLRRPVGDLLEELSAKCERLVVVNDALMINAVKDVAASAENMETYNFYVGSAFHDASLVWEVLRKALHFPSFLWKFVGKFVLPAGAVIPDRLPIPSTCFPSEFFKFIVDQRQNHHAFCKGSIYDSCRAIEGPYLDLLAMVYKLARKGPVWGIGPFNPVVTKQNTKSDEDSSSRHPCLKWLDKQPPKSVIFVSFGTQTILSDPQLYELAEGLEQSGQRFIWVVKDLTKGYKNTQIKAPAGFEQRIEGRGLILQDWVPQLEILDHVSTGGFLTHCGWNSGMESMCRGVPLATWPIQYDQPRNAILITEVLKTGIAIKDWERRDEIITSTTISNAIRRLMASQEGEDMRNKAAQVGKAVKESVMEGGISRLEMDNFIAQITR from the coding sequence ATGGCGTCTGTGAACTCTGCAAGAAAATGTGATACTAAAAGTGAAGTGATAGTGGTGGTGGTGCCCTTCGTGGCGCAGGGCCACATGAATTTGATGGTCCATTTGTCTCGACTCATCGCGTCCTACAACTTACCGGTCTACTTCGTGGGTTTAAGCGTGGACATCGCGGCCGTTAAGCGACGGATCGAAGGGTGGACCCCATCCGACTATCCCACGCTGCGTTTCCACGACTTCCCCGAGCCTCCGGGGTACCTCTCCAACACCAATCCCAGTGCGGAAGGCCAATCCTACGTGGACTTCCAAGCCTCAGCCATGAACGCCGCCGCGTACTTGCGCCGCCCCGTCGGAGACCTCCTCGAGGAGCTATCGGCAAAGTGCGAGAGGCTGGTGGTCGTTAACGACGCCCTGATGATTAACGCCGTTAAGGACGTGGCGGCTTCCGCGGAAAACATGGAGACCTATAACTTCTATGTGGGGTCCGCTTTCCACGACGCCTCGCTCGTGTGGGAGGTCTTGCGTAAAGCCCTTCACTTCCCGTCATTTCTTTGGAAATTCGTCGGGAAATTTGTTCTCCCGGCCGGGGCCGTAATCCCGGACCGGCTTCCAATTCCGTCCACTTGTTTCCCGTCGGAGTTCTTTAAGTTCATCGTGGATCAACGCCAGAACCACCACGCCTTCTGCAAGGGCAGTATTTATGACTCGTGTAGAGCGATAGAGGGTCCGTATCTAGACCTCCTCGCAATGGTCTATAAGCTAGCGAGAAAAGGGCCTGTTTGGGGGATTGGTCCGTTCAACCCAGTGGTTACTAAACAAAACACAAAGAGCGACGAGGATTCTTCATCACGCCACCCATGCCTCAAATGGCTAGACAAACAGCCCCCAAAGTCGGTCATCTTCGTCTCGTTCGGCACCCAGACAATTCTCTCCGACCCGCAACTCTACGAGCTAGCGGAAGGCCTAGAGCAAAGTGGTCAAAGGTTCATTTGGGTGGTCAAAGATCTGACCAAAGGATACAAAAACACCCAGATAAAGGCGCCGGCCGGGTTCGAACAGAGAATTGAAGGGCGTGGGCTTATTCTCCAAGACTGGGTACCCCAATTAGAGATATTAGACCACGTTTCCACTGGCGGGTTCTTAACTCATTGCGGGTGGAATTCAGGCATGGAGAGCATGTGCAGGGGAGTCCCCCTAGCGACCTGGCCTATCCAATATGACCAGCCTAGGAATGCCATTCTAATCACAGAAGTCCTTAAAACCGGGATTGCCATCAAGGATTGGGAGCGTAGGGATGAAATAATAACGTCCACCACAATCAGCAACGCTATAAGAAGATTGATGGCGTCTCAGGAAGGAGAGGATATGAGGAATAAGGCGGCACAAGTGGGGAAAGCCGTGAAGGAGTCTGTGATGGAAGGTGGCATTTCTCGCCTGGAGATGGATAATTTCATTGCCCAGATTACTAGATAA
- the LOC116017296 gene encoding uncharacterized protein LOC116017296, with protein sequence MSASEAPLCFNSSDHQPECAADDNRKFHGSSKKIRLSDGRFIAYIEKGVPRDEANYKVLVVHGFDSSKDMNFVAPQELMKELGVYLVLFDRAGYGESDPNPKRTQSSESLDVEELAELLNLGPKFYLISNSMGSYPTWGCLKRIPQKLLGVAMVVPPVNYQWPSIPDILTKNDQRKKMIYRTMIWIGKYAPRLGQWWAALNPSRNNKNYSDRDLELIKNAPNGHETPTAEKLKDKRVFDNLSSDFSAFFSKWEFDPLEMSDPFPEKKGSVQIWQGCQDKFINVDLQRYVARKLRWIRYYEVPEGGHCLVYDADICEAIFRALLLGEDPAKFWPY encoded by the exons ATGTCGGCTTCCGAAGCTCCTCTGTGCTTCAACTCCTCCGACCACCAGCCGGAATGTGCCGCCGACGACAACCGGAAGTTTCATGGTTCATCAAAAAAGATAAGATTGAGCGACGGAAGATTTATAGCTTACATAGAAAAAGGTGTCCCCAGAGATGAGGCCAACTACAAAGTACTTGTGGTTCATGGCTTCGATAGCTCCAAGGACATGAACTTCGTTGCACCTCAG GAGTTGATGAAGGAGCTGGGGGTGTACTTAGTTCTATTCGACAGAGCCGGATATGGAGAGAGTGACCCCAATCCCAAGCGCACCCAGAGCAGTGAATCCTTGGATGTTGAAGAATTAGCGGAGCTCCTAAACTTAGGACCCAAATTTTATCTGATCAGCAATTCCATGGGATCTTACCCCACATGGGGCTGCCTTAAACGGATTCCCCAGAAGCTACTAGGAGTGGCCATGGTGGTTCCACCGGTGAACTACCAGTGGCCCTCCATCCCAGATATCCTCACCAAGAACGACCAGAGAAAGAAGATGATCTACCGGACCATGATCTGGATCGGAAAATATGCTCCCAGATTGGGGCAATGGTGGGCAGCTCTAAACCCTTCAAGAAATAACAAGAATTATAGCGACAGGGATCTCGAACTTATCAAGAATGCACCCAACGGCCATGAAACCCCCACTGCA GAAAAGTTGAAGGACAAAAGGGTTTTCGACAACCTAAGCTCGGATTTCTCGGCGTTTTTCAGTAAATGGGAATTTGATCCATTGGAGATGAGCGACCCGTTCCCGGAGAAGAAAGGGTCGGTGCAGATATGGCAGGGATGCCAGGACAAGTTCATAAACGTGGATTTACAGAGATATGTTGCAAGAAAACTACGTTGGATTCGGTACTATGAAGTCCCAGAAGGTGGCCACTGCCTTGTTTACGACGCCGATATTTGTGAAGCCATATTCAGGGCACTTTTGCTTGGAGAGGATCCTGCCAAGTTTTGGCCttactaa
- the LOC116016205 gene encoding zeatin O-glucosyltransferase-like — translation MSPPHSDAQNVESSSKVIVVMVPFLAQGHLNQFLNLSRLVVSYDLPVYYTGFSVDISLARQRVQGWDPLAYPNLNFHGFPTPPSYLSGANSGHETESFSDIVASVVNGSNHLRGPIGEFLDDLSAKCGRLVVVYDSLMATAVQDVAFIANAEAYSFHAASAFTNATIALEVVAKTFRLPSFLSKMAGEFLLPAGALIPDHLPSMESCFVPEFLKFLSVQRSSANFCSGNLYDTCRPTEGPYLDILAKLYRLTRKGKLWAIGPINPLSTSFLGKSAKEKHRCLEWLDKQPPKSVVLVSFGTLTSLSDEQISELAKGLEQSQQKFIWVVRDVLKGENGVPEGYQERVEGRGLILRDWAPQLEILEHPSTGAFLTHCGWNSCMESVSRGVPLATWPIHFDQPRNAVLMTEVLKIGIAVKDWTRRNEVIPSETIRKAVEKLIMSPEGEKLRTRAAALGKDVKQSVMDGGVSRLEMANFIAHITRQNCA, via the exons ATGTCTCCTCCCCATTCTGATGCCCAAAATGTTGAATCGTCATCCAAAGTGATAGTGGTGATGGTGCCATTTCTGGCACAAGGTCACCTCAACCAGTTCCTCAATTTGTCTCGCCTCGTCGTGTCTTACGACCTGCCCGTTTATTACACCGGTTTTAGCGTCGATATTAGCTTGGCACGGCAGCGAGTCCAGGGCTGGGATCCGCTCGCCTACCCGAATCTAAATTTCCACGGGTTTCCCACTCCTCCTTCTTATCTCTCCGGCGCCAATTCCGGCCATGAAACGGAATCCTTCTCGGACATCGTGGCTTCGGTGGTGAATGGGTCCAATCATTTGCGCGGCCCCATCGGGGAGTTTCTCGACGACCTCTCGGCCAAATGCGGGAGGTTAGTGGTTGTTTATGATTCCCTTATGGCCACTGCCGTTCAGGATGTGGCTTTCATTGCCAACGCTGAGGCCTACAGCTTCCACGCTGCCTCGGCTTTCACCAACGCCACCATCGCCTTGGAAGTCGTGGCGAAAACCTTCCGCCTCCCGTCTTTCCTTTCCAAGATGGCCGGAGAATTTCTTCTCCCCGCCGGGGCTCTAATTCCCGACCACCTTCCGTCCATGGAGAGCTGCTTCGTGCCGGAGTTCTTGAAGTTCTTGTCGGTGCAACGCTCATCTGCAAACTTCTGCTCCGGCAATCTTTACGACACGTGTAGACCCACGGAAGGGCCGTATCTAGACATCCTGGCGAAACTCTATAGATTGACCCGTAAAGGAAAGCTCTGGGCTATTGGTCCCATCAACCCG ctttCAACTAGCTTTTTAGGTAAGTCTGCTAAAGAAAAGCATAGATGCCTGGAATGGCTGGACAAACAGCCTCCAAAGTCCGTGGTTTTGGTCTCCTTCGGAACTCTGACGTCTCTCTCCGACGAACAAATCTCAGAGCTCGCCAAAGGACTAGAACAAAGCCAGCAAAAGTTCATCTGGGTAGTGAGAGATGTACTCAAAGGAGAAAACGGGGTGCCGGAAGGGTACCAAGAAAGAGTAGAAGGGAGGGGCCTTATTCTCCGAGATTGGGCCCCGCAACTGGAAATCTTGGAGCACCCTTCAACGGGTGCGTTCCTGACTCATTGCGGGTGGAATTCATGCATGGAGAGCGTTAGCAGGGGAGTGCCGCTAGCCACCTGGCCCATCCACTTCGATCAGCCCAGGAACGCCGTGCTGATGACGGAGGTGCTGAAAATCGGGATCGCGGTGAAGGATTGGACGCGTAGGAATGAGGTCATACCGTCGGAAACTATCCGGAAAGCCGTCGAGAAATTGATTATGTCGCCTGAAGGAGAGAAGCTGAGGACAAGGGCGGCGGCATTGGGCAAAGATGTGAAGCAGTCTGTAATGGATGGCGGCGTTTCTCGTCTGGAGATGGCCAATTTCATTGCCCATATTACAAGACAGAATTGTGCctag
- the LOC116016206 gene encoding beta-D-glucosyl crocetin beta-1,6-glucosyltransferase-like, which produces MRFRKGEELTAEKALPHGYLDRVKDRGRIIQGWARQAKILNHPSIGGFVSQCGWNSALESINFGVLIIALPGFFEQPLNARCLVDLGVAVEIKRDSGGKLRRDEMARVVGEVMGAGKRGETLKRNMKKMSEDLKLRREEEIDAAVQELEKLCN; this is translated from the coding sequence ATGAGATTCCGAAAGGGAGAGGAGCTAACCGCCGAGAAGGCTCTCCCTCATGGCTACCTCGACAGGGTTAAGGACAGAGGAAGAATAATACAAGGATGGGCCCGGCAGGCTAAGATCCTTAACCATCCAAGTATTGGCGGATTTGTTAGCCAGTGCGGTTGGAATTCTGCGCTGGAAAGCATCAATTTCGGCGTTCTGATCATAGCCCTGCCTGGGTTCTTTGAGCAGCCGTTGAACGCGCGGTGTCTGGTTGACTTGGGAGTGGCTGTGGAGATCAAGAGAGACAGCGGCGGAAAGCTCCGGCGGGACGAGATGGCCCGCGTTGTGGGAGAGGTGATGGGTGCAGGGAAACGTGGGGAGACACTGAAGAGGAATATGAAGAAGATGAGTGAGGATTTGAAATTAAGGAGGGAGGAAGAGATAGATGCAGCTGTTCAAGAGTTGGAAAAACTCTGCAATTAA
- the LOC116016207 gene encoding zeatin O-glucosyltransferase-like: MASVNSARKNDTKSEVIVVVVPFVAQGHLNLLVHLSRLIASYNLPVYFVGLSVDIAAVKRRIEGWSPSDYPTLRFHEFPAPPVYLSNTNPSTEFQSYLDVLASAMNAAAYLRRPIGDLLEELSAKCERLVVVNDALMINTVKDVAASVENIETYNFYVGSAFHDASLVWEVLRKALYFPSFLWKFVGKFVLPAGAVIPDRLPTPSSCFPAEFLKFIVDQRKNYHAFCKGSIYDSCRAIEGPHLDLLSMVYKLARKGPVWGIGPFNPVVTKQNTKRDDDSLSRNPCLEWLDKQPPKSVIFVSFGTQTILSDPQLYELAEGLEQSGQNFIWVVKDLTKAYKNTKIELPAGFEERVEGRGLILRDWVPQLEILDHVSTGGFLTHCGWNSCMESMCRGVPLATWPIQFDQPRNAILITEVLKTGIPIKDWERRDEIITSTTIRNAIRRLMASPEGEELRNKAAQVGKAVKESVMEGGISRLEMDSFIAQITR; this comes from the coding sequence ATGGCGTCTGTGAACTCTGCAAGAAAGAATGATACTAAAAGTGAAGTGATAGTGGTGGTGGTGCCCTTCGTGGCGCAGGGCCACCTGAATTTGCTGGTCCATTTGTCTCGTCTCATCGCGTCTTACAACTTACCGGTCTACTTCGTGGGTTTAAGCGTGGACATCGCCGCCGTTAAGCGACGAATCGAAGGGTGGAGCCCTTCGGATTATCCCACGTTGCGTTTCCACGAGTTCCCCGCCCCTCCGGTGTACCTTTCCAACACTAACCCCAGTACGGAATTCCAATCCTACTTGGACGTCCTAGCCTCGGCCATGAACGCCGCCGCGTACTTGCGCCGACCCATCGGAGACCTCCTCGAGGAGCTATCGGCAAAGTGCGAGCGGCTCGTGGTCGTTAACGACGCCCTGATGATTAACACCGTTAAGGACGTGGCGGCTTCCGTGGAAAATATCGAGACCTATAACTTCTATGTGGGGTCCGCTTTCCACGACGCCTCGCTCGTGTGGGAGGTCTTGCGTAAAGCCCTTTACTTCCCTTCGTTTCTCTGGAAGTTTGTCGGGAAATTTGTTCTCCCGGCCGGGGCCGTAATCCCCGACCGGCTTCCAACTCCGTCCAGTTGTTTCCCGGCGGAGTTCTTGAAGTTCATCGTGGATCAACGCAAGAACTACCACGCCTTTTGCAAGGGCAGTATTTATGACTCGTGTAGAGCGATAGAGGGTCCGCATTTAGACCTGCTTTCCATGGTCTATAAGCTAGCGAGAAAAGGGCCTGTTTGGGGGATTGGTCCGTTCAATCCAGTGGTAACTAAACAAAACACAAAGCGCGACGATGATTCTTTATCTCGCAACCCATGCCTCGAATGGCTAGACAAACAGCCCCCAAAGTCCGTGATCTTCGTCTCGTTCGGCACGCAGACAATTCTCTCCGACCCGCAACTCTACGAGCTAGCGGAAGGCCTAGAACAAAGTGGCCAAAACTTCATTTGGGTGGTGAAAGATCTGACCAAAGCATACAAAAACACCAAGATAGAGTTGCCGGCAGGGTTCGAAGAGAGAGTTGAAGGGCGTGGGCTTATTCTCCGAGATTGGGTACCCCAATTAGAGATACTGGACCATGTTTCCACAGGCGGGTTCTTGACTCATTGCGGGTGGAATTCCTGCATGGAAAGTATGTGCAGGGGAGTCCCCCTAGCGACCTGGCCTATCCAATTTGACCAGCCTAGGAATGCCATTCTAATCACAGAAGTCCTTAAAACGGGAATACCCATCAAGGATTGGGAACGTAGGGATGAAATAATAACGTCCACCACAATCCGAAACGCCATAAGGAGATTGATGGCGTCTCCGGAAGGAGAGGAGCTGAGGAATAAGGCGGCACAAGTGGGGAAAGCCGTGAAGGAGTCTGTGATGGAAGGTGGCATATCTCGCCTGGAGATGGATAGTTTCATTGCCCAGATTACTAGATAA